GCGTCGCGCCGCAGCACGCGCGCCGCCTCGGCCGGCACCTCGCCGCGCTCGGCCAATGCGTCGACGAGCGCGAGCTCGACGTCGAGCCAGCGCTGGAGCCGCGACTCCTCCGACCAGAGGCGCCCCATCTCCGGGCGGGTGTAGCGTGGGATCATGCGCGTTCTCCGCTTCCGGTGCTGCCGAAGCCCCCGCTGCCGCGCGCGCTGTCGTCGAGGCGCGCGACCTCGTTCCAGGTGATGCGAGTGACCGGCGCGACGACGAGCTGCGCGATGCGCTCGCCCCGGGCGAGCGTGACCGGCGCCGTGCCGAAGTTCACCAGGATGACCTGGATCTCGCCCCGGTAGTCCGCATCGATCGTGCCTGGGGCGTTCAGCACGGTGACGCCATGGCGCAGCGCCAGCCCGCTGCGCGGCCGCACCTGCGCCTCGTAGCCCGCCGG
The genomic region above belongs to bacterium and contains:
- the dut gene encoding dUTP diphosphatase → MTAAPIAVAVTRLRGGPEALPLPRYMTPAAAGLDLHADCIEPVELPPGGRALVPTGIAIALPAGYEAQVRPRSGLALRHGVTVLNAPGTIDADYRGEIQVILVNFGTAPVTLARGERIAQLVVAPVTRITWNEVARLDDSARGSGGFGSTGSGERA